The Candidatus Bathyarchaeota archaeon DNA window TACTCAGGTCGATATTCGCCGAGCGCTTAAGCCTAGCAGGGGTTCCAGACCGCTACATAGACGCCTTATGCGGTAGAACCCCTAGGACCGAGCTCGAACGCCACTACAGCGACTACAGCCCCGAGAACCTATGGAGATACTACAGGCGAGCAGAGCCCTACCTAACCCTAGGCGTTAGAAACCGTTAGGATTTTTCCTAACGCTCCATAAAGCTAGAATAGCTCTAAATCAGCTTTTAAACCGGTAAAACGGTTATGGGCCGGGCAGGATTTGAACCTGCGACCACTACCTCGTAAGGGTAGTATCCTACCAGACTAGACGACCGGCCCCTTGTTTGAGGTCGTTTTCTAGATCCGTAGGCTCCGATTATAAGGGTTTCTCTAGATGGCTTTTATACCTGTCTCGCCTTCTCTACGGGTTGATGCCGCGGTCTAGGTTTAAAGCCGTAGTCCTAGATATGGACGGGACGCTCGTCGATTCTTCAGAGGCTCATCTCGAGGCGTGGATTAAGGCGGCTGAGACCCTAGGTGTCGAGGTTTCAGAGGCTAAGATAAGGTCTGAGTTCGGTAAGTCGAGCCTAGACATGGCTAAAGCCTTTCTGCCACGGGACCGTGTGTTCGACGCCGCTCAATTCGCGAGGCTTAAAGACGAGGTCTTTATGAGGCGATGCCTAGGCCTGGTTAAGCCGATCACCGGGGTTTCCGAGGTGCTTAGATGGTTTAAGGCTATGGGGTTGAAGACGGCTGTGGCTTCCTCGAACCCACGGTTTCTCGTAGCCGAGGTTCTAAGCCGAGTGGGGCTAATCGGCTACGTAGACGTCATAGTGGGTTCTGAAGACGTCGAGAGGGGTAAACCCCACCCGGATATGGTCGAGGAGGCGGTTAGACGGCTGGGTGTAAGGCCGTGTGAGACCTTGTACGTAGGCGACACGGTCTACGACGTCGAAGCCGGTAAGGCTGCTGGTGTGTTCACGGTCGCTGTTTTAACCGGAGTAGCGTCTAGGAGCGAGCTTGAAACGGCTCATCCAGATATGGTCGTAGAGAATTTGAACAGCCTGCTCGGGTTTATAAAGGGAAGACGTTCAACCTCATAGATAAGCTAAAATTTAGCTTAGATATAGCTAGTCGATCGAGGGCTGATGGTTTTCCCTAGGACCCAGGAGGATGTTTATAGGAAACAGATAGAGATCCTCCGTATCTTGAGCGAGCAGAGCGAGCCGGTCGGCTCCTTGTTCCTCCAGAGGGAGATGGCTAGGAGAGGCTTCCTACTCAGCGATAGGACGATCCGGTACCATCTAAAGATTTTGGAAGAACGTGGTCTAGTCGAGTCGCATGAGAAAGCCGGGCGAACCATAAGCAAAGCTGGTCTCGAGGAGCTCAGTAGGGCCTTGGCCTACGAGAGGGTCGGCTCCATATTGACGTGGTATATATCCCTCGCCTACAGGACTACGTACAGCCTAGACTCTGAGAAGGGTCGGGTGGTGGCGAACGTCTTCATGTTCGACAAGAAGTTCGAGTCTAAGGCGCTTCAGATAGTCGGGAACCTGTACTCGGCAAACCTCTTACCAGCCCCCTACGCTAAGGTCTTGGAAGAAGAGGAGGAGTATGAGGACATAACCGTCCCGAGGAATAAGATGGCTCTCCTGACGGTCTGCAACCTGACGATCGACGGGGTCCTTATACACTCGGGTATACCGCTGATCCTCCGATACGGCGGCTTAGTCCAGTTTCTGAAATGGAAACCCGTAAGGTTTGTAGAGTTGATAGCATACGAGGCGACCACAGTCCCACCCCTAGAGGTTTTCGTATATAAGAGGATGACCTCCATACTTAACATTCTCAGAAGCGGCTCAGGGATGATACCCGCGAACATAAGGGAGATACCGGCGGTTGCGAGGGATCAGACGTCTGAGATACTGGAGAGGCTTAGAAAGGCGGGATGGGGTGGGATCCTGGCCTTCGGGATGCCTAACGAGGTGGTTCTCGGGGTTCCTGTTTCCATGGATAGATGCGGGTTATCGATGATAGGCGGCTTAGTACCAGCGGCTGCGATGAACGAGCTGGGTATAGAGGTCGAAACCTACGCACCGCACTGCCTCGTTAAGATAGAGGATATGCGGAGAATCTACTAAAGGCTAAACGGTTTGAGCATGTACGTTGTACAACGCCCCATACGGCCTGGTGCTTATAGGCGTTATCTTAGTGAACTCTTCAGACAGTATACCTTTCCTAGAATCCCCTATGCATCCGCCTACGACTATACTCGGCCTGCTCGATCCATGCCCCTTCATATGGATTCCCAGACGGTAACCTGCATCCCCCTCGATGTATATTCACCCCTCTCACATGGGTATCCGGCTACATCCTCGGCAAAACCGTGCACGACCACCTCTCCATAAACCTATCCCTACACATAGGTTATCCCGAACTATCCCTTAACCCCAGTTCTAACGTCACTTTTCATCAGATAAGCTATCAACTGGTGACCGTAGCATATACCTAAAACCGGGTGGTTCAAGTCCGATATTTCAGGGTCGCACATAGGAGCGTTTTCAACGTAGACGCTCGAGGAGCCTCCCGAGAGAATAAGTCCTTGTAAACATTCAGTTCTCTAACTCTTCTACCTATCAGGTGACAGTATTGACCGCCAAAATCCAGCACTAGGATGGCATCAGGCTTCATTACAAGTCATTTAAATGTTCAACTATGTAATAAACCTGAGGCGAGCTGCGTTTTCTAAAGCTCTTTCTCTGAAAACCGTTCTATGGCATCCATGATCGCGTTGAACCCCCTAACGAAAACCTCTTTGGTAAACTCGTCTTTCACACCGTAAAGCCCCATCTCTGTGAAGCCTATCACGAGAGGGTTACCTGCGTCGCTTTCCAACAACTTCAGAGTATACTCCATCGTTTTCTCAGGCCCTTCATAGAACACGGTTTCGGGGAAGTTGATCCAGATTACCACGTCTGACCCCCATGCAGCCCTCGCCTCTTCAACAGAGAGGTCTCCGACGGGTGGTGGGGTAAACGCTTCAACCACATCTACTCCTGTCTCAGCGATCACCTCTTTGAAAGCACTTAGGTTTAAGGCATGGGCATGTATAGCGCAGATTTTCCCACGCTTATGGAGTTGAGGTATATATCGTTCATAAAACGGAAGACAGTATCTACGGAACTCTTTGGGCCCATATAAGCCGCTCAGCTCTCCCATCGATATGAACTCTGCCGGAGAGTTCAACACAATAGGCCATGCTTTTTCGTTATACCCTTCTAGAGCCTCCAAGAGTTTACGGAAGCGCTCAGGATGAACTC harbors:
- a CDS encoding HAD family hydrolase, whose amino-acid sequence is MPRSRFKAVVLDMDGTLVDSSEAHLEAWIKAAETLGVEVSEAKIRSEFGKSSLDMAKAFLPRDRVFDAAQFARLKDEVFMRRCLGLVKPITGVSEVLRWFKAMGLKTAVASSNPRFLVAEVLSRVGLIGYVDVIVGSEDVERGKPHPDMVEEAVRRLGVRPCETLYVGDTVYDVEAGKAAGVFTVAVLTGVASRSELETAHPDMVVENLNSLLGFIKGRRSTS
- a CDS encoding DUF128 domain-containing protein encodes the protein MSEQSEPVGSLFLQREMARRGFLLSDRTIRYHLKILEERGLVESHEKAGRTISKAGLEELSRALAYERVGSILTWYISLAYRTTYSLDSEKGRVVANVFMFDKKFESKALQIVGNLYSANLLPAPYAKVLEEEEEYEDITVPRNKMALLTVCNLTIDGVLIHSGIPLILRYGGLVQFLKWKPVRFVELIAYEATTVPPLEVFVYKRMTSILNILRSGSGMIPANIREIPAVARDQTSEILERLRKAGWGGILAFGMPNEVVLGVPVSMDRCGLSMIGGLVPAAAMNELGIEVETYAPHCLVKIEDMRRIY